One region of Pleuronectes platessa chromosome 18, fPlePla1.1, whole genome shotgun sequence genomic DNA includes:
- the inip gene encoding SOSS complex subunit C gives MAANPPGPGFPNKARVAILAELDKEKRRLLQSGSMNSPGANIALSSRPSLKDARDCAEQQHIAAQQKAALQHAHGHSSGFFITQDSSFGNLILPVLPRLDPET, from the coding sequence ATGGCGGCCAACCCTCCGGGACCAGGCTTTCCGAACAAGGCCCGCGTTGCCATCCTGGCGGAGCTGGACAAGGAGAAGAGGCGGCTGCTGCAGAGCGGGTCCATGAACAGCCCCGGAGCCAACATCGCGCTGTCGTCCAGACCGAGCCTGAAGGACGCGAGGGACTGCGCCGAGCAGCAGCACATCGCCGCCCAGCAGAAGGCGGCCCTGCAGCACGCACACGGACACTCGTCCGGCTTCTTCATCACTCAGGACTCCTCGTTCGGGAACCTCATCCTCCCGGTGCTCCCGCGCCTGGATCCCGAAACCTGA
- the yars1 gene encoding tyrosine--tRNA ligase, cytoplasmic, producing the protein MADQLSPDEKFDLISRNLQEVLGEEKLKQVLQERELKVYWGTATTGKPHIAYFVPMSKIADFLKAGCEVTILFADLHAFLDNMKAPWELLELRVKYYEQVIKAMLESIGVPLDNLKFVKGTDFQLSREYTLDVYRLSSMVTEHDAKKAGAEVVKQVEHPMLSGLLYPGLQALDEEYLKVDAQFGGVDQRKIFTLAEKYLPSLGYTKRAHLMNPMVPGLTGAKMSSSEDESKIDLLDSKEDVKKKLKKAFCEPGNIQNNGVLSFVKHVVFPLRGEFRIKRDPKWGGEKVYTAFEEVEKEFAEELIHPGDLKASVEVSLNQLLDPIRKKFESPELRKLTNTAYPNPSKTKSGGKGAKAGGGEDDELAPSRLDIRVGKIISVERHPDADSLYLEKIDVGEAEPRTVVSGLVAYLSPEDLQDRLVLLLCNLKPQKMRGVESQAMLLCAAIEGEPRRVEPLDPPSGSSPGERVFVEGYETGKADERLNPKKKVWERLQVDLKVSDGCVAQWKDNQLMTKLGQITCKTLKGGNIS; encoded by the exons ATGGCAGATCAGCTGAGTCCAGATGAGAAGTTCGACCTCATCTCGAGGAACCTTCAG gaggTCCTTGGAGAGGAGAAGCTGAAGCAGGTTCTTCAGGAGAGGGAGCTGAAAGTTTACTGGGGAACAGCAACCACAGGAAAACCCCATATCGCTTACTTCGTCCCCATGTCCAAGATCGCAGACTTCCTCAAGGCGGGCTGTGAG gtCACCATTCTCTTCGCAGACTTGCATGCCTTCCTCGACAACATGAAGGCACCCTgggagctgctggagctcagGGTGAAGTACTACGAACAGGTCATCAAGGCCATGCTGGAGAGCATCGGCGTGCCTCTGGATAATCTCAAGTTTGTCAAAGGAACGGACTTCCAGCTCAGCAG AGAGTACACTCTGGATGTGTACCGCCTGTCCTCCATGGTGACAGAGCATGATGCTAAGAAGGCCGGAGCTGAGGTTGTCAAACAGGTGGAGCATCCTATGCTGAGTGGACTTCTGTACCCTGGACTGCAG GCTCTGGATGAGGAGTACCTGAAGGTGGACGCCCAGTTTGGAGGAGTGGACCAGAGGAAGATTTTCACCCTGGCAGAGAAG tACTTGCCGTCTCTCGGTTATACTAAACGGGCACATCTGATGAACCCGATGGTACCGGGACTGACAGGAGCCAAGATGAGCTCTTCAGAAGAT GAGTCAAAGATTGACCTGCTGGACTCCaaagaagacgtgaagaagaagctgaagaaggCGTTCTGTGAGCCTGGTAACATCCAGAATAACGGCGTCCTCTCCTTTGTCAAACACGTCGTCTTCCCTCTACGTGGAG AGTTCCGTATCAAAAGAGACCCCAAGTGGGGTGGAGAGAAAGTCTACACAGCGtttgaggaggtggagaaggagtttGCTGAGGAG CTGATTCATCCAGGAGACCTGAAGGCCTCTGTGGAAGTCTCGCTAAACCAACTGCTGGATCCAATCCGAAAGAAGTTTGAGTCGCCGGAGCTCCGCAAGCTTACAAACACTGCCTACCCCAACCCCTCAAAGACAA AATCAGGAGGAAAAGGTGccaaagcaggaggaggagaggatgatgaGCTGGCTCCCTCCAGACTGGACATCAGAGTTGGCAAGATCATCAGTGTGGAGAGG CATCCAGACGCTGATTCGCTTTACCTGGAGAAGATCGACGTGGGTGAGGCAGAGCCGAGGACGGTGGTCAGCGGTCTGGTGGCCTACCTTTCACCGGAGGACCTGCAGGACAGattggtgctgctgctgtgcaacCTGAAACCCCAGAAGATGCGAGGCGTCGAGTCTCAGGCCATGCTGCTGTGTGCCGCCAT TGAAGGGGAGCCAAGGAGGGTGGAGCCTCTCGACCCTCCATCGGGTTCATCTCCAGGTGAACGGGTCTTTGTGGAGGGATATGAGACGGGCAAAGCCGATGAAAGACTCAACCCGAAGAAGAAGGTGTGGGAGAGACTGCAG GTTGACCTGAAGGTGTCAGACGGGTGTGTAGCTCAGTGGAAAGACAATCAGCTGATGACCAAACTCGGACAGATCACGTGTAAAACACTGAAAGGAGGCAACATCAGTTAA